ATAACCTATCGGCCAAGAAACGCCTGCGTGTAAAAACCCTGCTCGCCAGCGAAAGCAAGCCAGAGGTGGAAAGCGTAGTGCCCATCTGGCCAGCGGCCAACTGGTATGAGCGCGAACAGTATGACATGATGGGCATCCATTTTCGCAACCACCCCGACCTACGGCGGCTGTATATGCCCGAAGACTTTGAGTACTACCCTATGCGCAAGGAGTTTCCCCTCATCGGCATACCCGGTAGCATACAGATGCCCGAAAAAGACCCCCCGAAAGGCTACAAATAAACCCATCATGGGGGCACGGATAC
This genomic interval from Bacteroidota bacterium contains the following:
- a CDS encoding NADH-quinone oxidoreductase subunit C, whose translation is MELLENISQALIDKGIEKQEYAGETTLLVPEAILFETLVQLKENFGFDYLVDVVATDHFRDVQRFELHYNLYNLSAKKRLRVKTLLASESKPEVESVVPIWPAANWYEREQYDMMGIHFRNHPDLRRLYMPEDFEYYPMRKEFPLIGIPGSIQMPEKDPPKGYK